The bacterium DNA window TGTTTCTTATTATATCATACTTTAAAATTTTTTATATGTATCTTCCATATTCTTTTGTACTTTCGTACATCGCCACTATATTTTCAACAGGAGTAAGAGGTGCAAGATTGTTCCCTTCTCTCATTATAAACCTTTTCCCTTTCATTATTCCGCTTTCACATATTTTTTTACTTCATCTTTAACTTCATTTTCTTTACCATTTTTAAGTAAAACAATATTTGGTCCACCTATAATTTCAATTTCTTCACCTAATTCTTCCCTTAATTTTCTAAAATTTACAGGAAAACCAGTATCAAATGAAATAACATCCAAGTTTTCCTTTAGAAACTTAAATAAATGTCCTGCATTACCACATAAGTGGATATGAACTTTCCCTTCTTTTTCTTTAAATTCTTCCACTAATTTTTTATGAAAAGAAAACAAAATTTTTATATTTTTCAACTGATAAATTCGCAATTAGATCATCTGCAAAAGAAAAAATTTTTGATTTAAAATTTATTTCTGCCTTTTCTTCTTTTTCTGCTCTCCATTTTCTTATTTCTGTCATTCTTTTTATTATATTTTCAGTAACAAAACTCATAAGGTCAAAAAAATATTTCAGTAAGACCTCTCAATTTTCCAGCAACTGTAAATGGTCCATCTGTTCCTTCTCATGGAATTGTTAAAGGACCTTTTACTTTTTTCCCTTCAAATTCAATATCTTTATATCTTCTATTCATATATTCAAAAAATTCCATTGCTTTTCCAAGTAAATTTCCTTTTAAAGGGTACGGTGGCTCAATTTCATATAATCTATGTTTGTTTTCTTTGAAAATTGGGTTGACATCTGGAGGAATAAAATTTCCTAAATATATAATTTCACATCCAAACCAACCACTTTCATAATTGTTTTGAAAATCAACATTAATTTGCCAGCCATCAGAAGGAATTCTCATTTCTGCATCGCATAAAATATTTTCTTTCCACCACTTTTGAAAAAGTAATTGACATTTTATATGAATTTCAGGGTCATTATAAAACTGATAAAAAGTATAACCTTCTTTATTTAATTCAGGATTCTCAAAAAAATTTCTTATACTTCCACCAACAATTACAGGGACTCTTCCATGTCTCTTCTCTTTGTAATCATCCCATAGTTTTTTTTACTTCTTCATTATGTTTTTCATAATCAATTTTCTCTTTTAAGAAAAAACTCATTATCCCCCCATTTAGAATTTTTATTTATTAGATTTTTTTATAATATGGTTGGCAAGACATATATACATAAAGGGGTAATAGTATAAAGTTTAAATGTAAAATTAAAAGAAGTACATGAATAAAAAAATTTCAAATTTTTGCCTCTGTGTTTGACCTAATCCACTTTACTGATATCTATCATCCTCATTTCTAAAACAGTATTTCTCTTCTTAATTTACCTTTATAAATTACCAAACCCTCTTCTATTGGTTTATTTACAAACCAGTTTTCTTCTCCCTTTAATATCTCTTTTAAATATGGAAAAGTTGCATAATTTAAAGCAATTGTTGATGTTTTTGGAACAACACCAGGAATATTTGGAACACAATAATGGATAATATCCTTATAAATAAAAATTGGGTTTTTGTGAGTTGTGGACTTACTTGTCTCACATAATCCACCTTCATCTATTGCAACATCAACAATAACACTCCCTTTTTCTATTACATCTAAATCTTCTTCCTTTATAATAACTGGTGTTCTTTTTCCAGGTATAAGAGCAGCACCTACAATTACATCTGCTTTTTTTAAAGAACTTATTAAATTTTCTCTATCCGAATATAAGACATCTGCTTTTT harbors:
- a CDS encoding uroporphyrinogen decarboxylase family protein is translated as MEEFKEKEGKVHIHLCGNAGHLFKFLKENLDVISFDTGFPVNFRKLREELGEEIEIIGGPNIVLLKNGKENEVKDEVKKYVKAE